Within Mesoplodon densirostris isolate mMesDen1 chromosome 13, mMesDen1 primary haplotype, whole genome shotgun sequence, the genomic segment ctgctaacctcaacctcccactccatccctccccaaccccctcccccttggcaaccaatagtctgttctctatgtccaagATTCTGTTTCaaaaataggttcatttgtgtcatattttagattccacatataagtgatatcatatggtatttgtcgttTTCTTtatgacttcacttagtatgataatctctagttgcatccattgctgctgctaatggcattattttgttcttttttatggcagagtagtattccattgtataaataaaccccatctttatccattcatcttgtcaatggacatttaggttgcttccatgttttggctattgtgaatagtgctgctataagcataggggtgcatgtatctttttagaTTCGTTTTGTCTGTATATAttcccaggagtaggattgctggatcatatgacaattctatgtttagttttctgaggaacctccataactgttctccatagtcgttgtaccagtttacattcccaccaacagtgtaggagggttccctttgctccacaccctctccagtatttgttatttgtagactttttaatgatggccattctgactggtgtgaggtggtacctcattgtagttggttgtttttttttttttttttttgcggtatgcgggcctctcactgttgtggcctcccccgttgcggagcacaggctccggacgcgcaggctccggacgcgcaggctcagcggccatggctcacgggcccagccgctccgcggcatatgggatcctcccagaccggggcacgaacccgtatcccctgcatcggcaggcggactctcaaccacttgcgccaccagggaggcccctcattgtagttttgatctgcatttctctaataattggcgaTGTGCATTTTATCACGTggcttttggccatctgtatttcctctttgaagaaatatctgtttaggctttctgcccactttttaactgggtttgtttttttgttattgagttgtatgagctgtttgtacattttagaaattaagcccttgtcagttgatTGTAaactttttctcccactctgtacattgtctttttgttttgcttatggtttcctttgctgtgcaagtttgtaagtttgattaggtcccatttgtttatttttgtttttatttctatttccttggGAGACTGACTGGCTCAGGTACGATTTGTCAGgcaatgttttgcctatgttctcttccacgagttttatggtgtcatgtcttatgtttaagactttaagccattttgagtttatttttgtttatggtgagaatgttctaacttcattgatatACATGcatccaactttcccaacaccacttgctgaagagactgttttttttttctttaccattgtatattcttgcctcctttgtcaaatattaattgaccatGGGTGTGTGGGCCTATTTCTGGGCTATTCCGTTCCATTGACTCATATGTtggtttttgtgccaataccacagttttgattactgtagctttgtattgagttggccaaaaagttcaggtttttccgtaagatgttacagaaaatcccgaacgaactttttggccaagccaatagtATTGTCTCAAATCTGGGACGGTTAtgcttcctgctttgttcttttttataaatttatttattaatttatttttggctgcattgggtcttcgttgctggaacttgtgtcctctgcattggcagacggattcttaaccagtgcgccaccagggaagtcccctgctttgttctttttcctcaggatttcttTGGTAATTCTGGgtattttatggttccatatgaattttaggattatcaGTTCtagaagtttttgtgtggagtctttagggtcttctacggccatggctcatgggcctagccgctccgcggcatgtgggatcctcccggaccggggcacgaacccatgtcccctgcattggcaggcagattctcaaccactgtgccaccagggaagcccaactttttttttttaaaataaatttatttatttaatttatttacctttggctgtgttgggtctttgttgctgcacgcgggctttctctagttgcagcgagcaggggctactctttgttgtggtgcgcaggcttctcatggtggtggcttctcttgttgcagagcacgggctctaggtgtgtgggcttcagtagttgtggaatgcaggctcagtagtgtctcccgggctctagagcgcaggctcaggagttgtggcacacaggcctagttgctccgcggcatgtgggatcttcccgggccagggcttgaaccgtgtcccctgcattggcaggtggattcttaaccactgcgccaccagggaagctcccccaaaactttttgagcaaagaactgttccgggtgccttttacagtcttccagggagttgaaattttttccattaagagaattttgtaaagactgaaataaatggaaatccaaaggtgcaatgtctggtgaatatggcagatgaatcagaacttcccagccaagttgtaatagtttttgcctggtcatcaaagaaactagtggtcttgcgttatcctgatggaagattatgcgttttctgttcaCTAATTCCAGACGCTTTGTGAtgagtgctgctttcatttggtctaattgggatcagtacttgttggaattaatcgtttggttttccggaaggagctcataatagaggactcccttccaatccatatacacaacatcaccttctttggatgaagactggcctttggtgtggttggtgatggttcatttctcttgccccacgatctcttccatttcacattattgtacagtatccacttttcagtcagccatcacaatttgttttaaaaatggaacattttcattatgtttaagtagagaattgcatgggaaaaatggtcaagaaggttttctccgcttaacttatgtggaacgcAAACATCAAAGTggtgaacataaccaagctggtgcaagtgattttcaacgcttgatttggatattttgagtatgttggctatctcctgtgtggtataatgttgattgttctcagttaatgttctctatttgatcactatcaacttcaacttgtctacccgaccatggagcatcgtccaaCGAGAAATCTCCAGTACAagacttcgcaaaccacttttgacacgttcggtctgtcacagcaccttctccatatactgcacaaatctttttttgcatttaggTTGCAAATGCAACCTTCTTTGAAATAAtgaagcataatatgctgaaaatgttgctctttttcttccatcttcgatattaaaatggctacacagaAATTCAAGACTTCTGatacaagtctttttttaaatgcacgctgatatgacagctgtcacatacaggctaacaaaattgtttttaatgaagttaaagacaattaAGTGCTACTGAGCCATCTTAAAGAAAGAgccgaatgaacattttggcccacCCAGTAGTattcacatcatctgcaaataatggcaactttacctcttccctttcaatttggatgccttttatttctttttcttgtctgattgctgtggcgaggacctccagtactatgttgaatagaggtggtgagagtgggcagccttgtcttggaACATGACTGTTTCTTACTCTAAAACTTCCACACAATTAGGAATTGTGTCCTGAGTAGTGGTGGGCTCAGCTCTGAGTAACACTGGGAGTCAGACGCCAGTCATGGACTGAGTCAGAAAGTTTGGTAGCTTCCCTGTGGTCTCAGTTCCTCTCTCATGTTACACCTGAGTGATGTAAGCTCCTCTCAGCAGTGTCTGCAGAGAGGGGAAAACAGGCTTTTACCTGTATCAGTGATGGCTATGGACGTAAGGATCAACACTCtaggacttccgtggtggcacagtggttaagaatccacctgccaatgcaggggacaagggttcaagccctggtccgggaagatcccacatgccatggagcagcaaagcccgtgcaccacaactgctgagcctgcgctatagagcccaagagctacagctactgagcccgtgtgccacaactactgaagtccgtgcgcccggtgcctgtgctctgcaatgagaagcccacgcaccagaactagagaaaagcacacgtgcagcaacaaagacccaacacagccaaaaaaaaaaaaaaaaagggatcaaCACTCTGGTCCTTGATTTTTCCTGAGAAGCTGATGTGTTCTCaatagaaaaaaacttttaaagattATGAATAAACTAGATTAATCACAGTATCCGACAATGAATACTAGACTCTCTTGGAACTAgagtaaaaaatgaaagaaaaccctCAGTCATAGGAATagaaatatcagaaagtaaacaaaaagctatttgagaattttgttttaaaaaagtatgtgccagggcttccctggtggtgcagtggttgggagtctgcctaccgatgcaggggacatgggtttgtgccccgctctgggaagatcccatgtgccgcggagcagctgggcccgtgagccatggccgctgagcctgcgcgtccggagcctgtgctccgcaacgggagaggccacaacagtgagaggcccgcgtaccgcaaaaaaaaaaaaaaaaaagtatgtgccAAAGAACTGTCTTTTTAGTAACACtatttttgggaaacaccatagTGTATAAAGAGGCACCCACGTGGTGTAGCAGCTGTGAGGTCTGGGCTCTGAGTGCGAAGAGGCCTCCTAAGCCTACATGGGCCCAGAAACCAAAGACATACCATGATTTCTATGCACAGGTTTTGAGGAAAAAATCCATTTTTGAGTTGAATCTTCACTAATAAGTAAGTTAGGACATCCCTTCTGATCTTGAAAAGTTAAAGGAGTAGATAAAGGGTCTTCTAACCTTACATAATTTCTCACTAATCTTTAgagtcccgccccccccacccccctgccacctGGTTTTCATACAAAACAAGTGGTTCCACACACACAGGACTTTCAGTCATAATACATTACGACACTTGGTGACAAtcttttttatatcattttatccaCACAACATTGTAGTGCTTAACAGAATACTGAAAATATAGTCCAACATTCTAATTTTAAGTGCAATAATCAGAACAGTCATTGAATTTAGGAAAGGCATATAATGTTTTAAGAAGAAAACCTTTATCTGGAGTGAGGAAGTTTTACTGTGACAGTAATCCTTATGCTGTAACTTCCTTTACTTCCTCATTTCTAATAAACTAATGTTAAATAATGAATTGGAACTGTCTTCACCAAAATTCTCTACAATTGTGTAATTACTCTGCAGTTGAACCTCAAGAagttgaaacaaaacaaatgaggcATCCTCTGAAGTTCTTCCAGAGACATGTCAGTGCTTCCCTTCTCAGTGATACTGACGGGCACCTCCCTTGGACTGGAGGCTTCCTGGGGCTGGGTGCCCAAGTTCCCGAGTGCGCGTTTGCATGCGGCCAAGGTCACAGCTTCTTGTGTACCTTCTGGTGCTGGATCAGGTGGCCGTGCTGGTTAAAGGCGCGGCCGCACTCCCCACACTCATAGGGCCTCTCACCTGTGTGGATGCGTTGGTGCTGCACGAGCACCGAGTACTGGCTGAACGCCTTGCCACAGCGGCTACACTCGTAGGGCCTCTCGCCTGTGTGGGTCCTCAGGTGCACGATCAGCGTGGCCTTCAGGCTGAAGGCCTTGTCGCACTGTGCACAGTGGAATGGCCTCTCACCCGTGTGGACCCGCTGGTGCTGGACCAGTGACCTGCGGGCACTGAAGGCGTGGCCACACTCACCACACACGTAGGGCTTTTCGCCGGTGTGGACCCGCTGGTGCTGGGTCAGGTGGGAGTGCTGCACGAAGGCCTTGCCGCATGCGTAGCAGCCATAGGGTTTCTCCTCGGTGTGGATGCGTTCGTGGTTCAGGAGGGTGGAGCGGTGCCGGAAGGCCTTGCCGCACTCGCTGCACTCATAGGGCTTCTCGCCCGTGTGCACGCTGTGGTGCTGGATGAGGACGGAGCGGTCGCTGAAGGCACGGCCACACTCGCCGCAGGCATAGGGCTTCTCCCCGGTGTGGACCCGCTGGTGCTGGAGCAGCGTCCTCTTCACGCTGAAGGCACGGCCACACTCCGCGCACGCGTGCGGCTTCTCCCCGGTGTGCACCCGCCGGTGGCTGCGCAGCACAGTGCTGTGGTTGAAGGCCTTGCCGCACACGCCGCACACGTAGGGCCTCTCACCGGTGTGGATGCGCTGGtgctggaggaggtgggagagctgtGTGAAGGCCTTGCGACACTCGAGACACTCGTGTGGCTTCTCCCCCGTGTGTATCTTGTGATGCTGAGCAAGATCTGAGCTCACTCTAAAGGCCTTTCCACATTCGTGACACGCGTAGGGCTTCTCGCCCGTGTGGATCCGCCTGTGCTTGCTGAGGACCGAGCTCTGGCTGAAGGCCTTGCCGCACACGCCACACACGTAGGGCCTCTCCCCGGTGTGGGTGCGCTGGTGCTGGAGCAGGTGGGAGCTCCGCCCAAAGCACTTCCCACACTCCACGCACCGGTAGGGCCTCTCCCCGCCAGGAACAGCTGGTCGCTGAGCGACAGGCATGCCCTGACTCAGGGCCCGGCCTTCGGGGGGGCCAGTGTGGCTGGGACTCAGACAGAAGCTCTCCTCGGGTTCACAGCTTCCCTGATCACTCCACTCGGCAGGTGTTTTCCTCAGGATCATCGAAATTTCCTCTGAAGTGAGTGGTCTCAGACTCAAGTCTCTGTTCTGGTCCTGCTCCTTGTTCTCACATCCTGAAAcaacaaaaccacagtgagcGTGTTAACCCACTTGAAACTGCAGAGCAATTGCCACCCTGAAGGCGCTTCGCTGGagcagggaggcccctgaatgCCCATGGCTGAGAGGCCACCAGTAGGTGACACAGAAGGTGCCCAGGCCGACAGTGTGGCTGGAGAGAAGGGCCGGCTCCAGTCCGAGGGCCCCTGTGAGGGGCACACGAGGTCAGAGCCCACTGCCACCCCAGCCCCGCCCTGCCTGGAGTGTCCAGAGGCCATCGGAGGTGGAACTGAGGTAGGACCACACCTATGACcgtggggggtgggaagggggctgCTAGGAGATGCGTGAGCACTGCGTGCGTGTCCAGCAGACTGCTCCCTGGGGGACAAGACGGGGCTTTCAGGCGTCCGTGAGGATGGCAGAGAACGCCAGGGGATGTTTCCAGAGTCAGGGCAGGGGCTCTGTAGGCTGAGTGGGCAGAGCAGGGGGTGCcaaggacatttttttaaatctcggagacagagccACTGAGTTGACGTCACCAGGGGACAGGACTGTCCCGGAGGACGGCCTGCTCGGAGCGATGTCCATCAGGGACGCTCAGCAGGTGAAGCTGGCCCGCGGCAGGGCTGTGACGGCACGAGACGGGGGACAGGACGGAGCCAGTCCTCCCACGACCCTCCCAGTGCCCGTCTCAGCGCCCACTGTGCTGCGGCCTCTAGCTTCCCAAAGGCCTCGCTGGGGACAGTGTTAAAAACGGCGGTCGCTGAGGGACATGCCAGTGTGAGAAGCCCCGGGGGCTGAAGAAGATCCGAGGAGGGAACTCTCACTCCCTCGCCACACAAGGACACTCCTGGGGCCTGTGACAGGTGCCGGGGCCGGCAGCCCCTGGGAAAAGCAGACTGACAAATGCTATCCCAGAAACACCAGGAGATCACGAGCTAGAATGGCACCAATGTGCGTGCCCGTGgcacctgcctctccctcccctcctgtggGCCTTCTCAGCTCAGGGGACCTGCATTCTGCTTCACAGTGAAGACCCAGAAGCCCCTCCCTGCCTGAATCTGGTGGTTAAAGGTCTTTCTGGAGTTTCTGATTAGGAAGCATACTGAATGGCAACCAGGCACGTTGTCACCGAACTGTCCGTTTTTCTGTAGTAAGAATATTTTCAAGTCCcatcagcttttcttttcttttctttcttttttggtggtaacAGCATTATTGCGATATAAGCTTTACTTTTTAATTCACTCAGAACTTGGTTTGAGAAGACAGGTGCTGTGCAACGGGCTCCCTCAAACCCCAACCAGGACCCTTGGAAAATAATGGACTTGGAACCCAAGCAGTCCCTCCACCACGCAAGGGAGTTTCTAAGATAGACTTTGACTGAAGTGTTTGGAAAGAGATTTGTGCCAACGGGGTCAACATGTGCTTGATTTGACCTGTGATGTCTTGTGACATCCAGGAAATGGTTACCTTGGAGGGACTTAGACATACCAAATGGTAATACTTCTTGCGAAAGGAtggaggcaggggcttccctggtggcgcagtggttgggaatctgcctgccaacgcaggggacacgggttccagccctggtccgggaagatcccacatgccacggagcaactaagcccgtgcgccacaactactgaagcccgcgtgcctagagcctgtgctccacaagagaagccaccgcaacgagaagcccgcgcaccacaacggagagtagccccagctcaccgcaactagagaaagcccgtgggcagcaacgaagacccaacatagtaaaaaataaacataaataatttattttaaaaacccccaaaaaacattaaaaaaagggggggggatggAGGCAGCCCGACTGCAGCAAACCCTCAGCAGAGGGTCATCTCGGAAGAggcaggagcagggctggggagaCTTACCCAGAGTTCCTTAAAGAAATCACACTGAGGGCGAGGGGCCCCCAGAGTGGTGTAGAGGCTGGGGTCCCACCCCGAGCTTCAGCTGCCCCCGACACGGGGACATCCTGGCCTCCCCACCCATACTGCTCTCCAGGGCTCAGGTGGGTGTTCTGCCTACAGCCAGGCCTCTTTGTCTGGAGGGCCCACCAGCACATCCACGTCCAAAGTCCAGAACAGAACTTGGCTCCTCCCCCTGCAGCTGGGGGCCCTCAGGACCCACGTCTCTCTTctgattccctttttttttggccgcaccatgtgccatgtgggatcttatttccctggccagggatcaaacctgcatcccctgcattggaagcgcagagtcttaaccacgggaccaccagggaagtctctcctctgttcttctcttcctcttccaacCCCAGTGTCCAAGCCCTTGTTCCTGTTACCGAACAGTCACCGCCCTCTGCTTCCAAGCACTGCCTCTGAGGGCCCCTCCCCGGGACCCTCAGAAGAACACAATCTCAATTGGGCAAAGTCTCGTGACTGCACTGACCAATCTAGCTGTGATTCCCATGTTCTTCTACCATTAATgtcattattatattatttaagacAACACGTATTATTATATCACTTTGTTAACGGCTTTCCCCCAGGGGCCAGAAACCTGGAAAGAGCATCTCTTCCACCCCGACAGCAAGAAAAAGGTAGACAGACAATCTACAGAATCTTAACTTTCCTGAATCCATCACAGAACTAATGTCACAATAATAACCAACTGACCCGAAATCTAGGCAAAGACAGGTGCTTGAATGGAGACAGGTGTGTGGGATGGCCCATGGCTGAAGGGAGGGGTGAGAGGAAGATGGAAGGCAGGGCCACCACACAAGCGGCTCGGAGACTCCAGCTAAAACATTAACAGATTGACAAAGAGCCCCTGGGAGCATGGACACGAGGGCGCATCTCTGTGGACCTCCCCTGGGGGGAGTATCACAGGGAGCCTCCCTTGGGGGTTCAGGTCTGAAAGAGGGGGGAGCCTTCTCTACGGAACAAAAGTTGTGAGTCACTGGGGGAGGGTAAGCAAACTTGACACTCTGGGGACAGATGAAAATCatggctgggggaagggaagactACCCTgtgcttggggggtgggggtggggaagggcaggAAACGACCCTGGACCCAGACAATTAGAACCTCCTTCAGCTGGGGGAGGGCTGAGCCCAAGGACGGACCAGGACAGCAGAGGTTGCTCCATCCCCCCTTCCCCAAGTCTAAAAAGTGCTGAGCAACAAGCCACAGCAGGCTACTGAGGGTGGAGGAAGGCTCTGAGGTACAGAAACACACGGGAGACTGAGTGCCCCCGGCCCTGCACGAGGAAGTGCCTGTGGAATCTGAATCTGGTGGCGCCCTGAAGGCAGCGATGGGCACAAAGGACCCAGCCCAGCTCCTGCCTGAACCGACTCTGCCTTTCACAATAAGAGTTGAGAAGGAGAGGCTGTGTTTCCAGACAGACAGTTTACCTCTTTCGCTGTCCGATGAGTGATGGCTGACattcaataaaaaagtaagagATACCAAAAAAGACAAGGGCGTGAGTGCGCGcccatgcgtgcacacacacacacacacacacacacacacacactcacactcaagACACTAAGCGGTGATACGCCAGGCTCAGAGGTGACCCGTGTGTTGGAACAACCTGCACCATCAGACACAAGACACGGCGACAGAGGTAAAGGACGCCTTTGATGTGCTCGTCAGTAGACTCAACTCAGCTGAGGAAACGACCAGGGAGCTTGCAAATAGGTCAAGAGAAATTAttcaaactgaaacacaaagagaaaaatgaacagtGAGCAATAAAAACAACACTGAACAGAGCTGTGGGTCAACACTGAGCAGCCCAACTTGCATGTTGTTAGAATCCCAGGAGAAGACAGAGGACAAGGAAGTAAAACATCTGAAAAGATCATGGCTGGGATTTTTCCAACAATAACGGATGATATCAAAACACAGATCCAAGATCAGAGAAACACAAACATGTTTCCTATTCAAACTCCTAAAAaccaaagagaaggagaaaatcttAGACGCagctacagggaaaaaaaaccacagaGAACACAGAGGAACCAATGTAAGAAATACAGCAGACTCGTCATCAGAAACCTTCACGTCAGAAGACAATGCACGGACATCCTTCAAGTGCTGAGAGGAAAACACCTGTCAATTTACAACTCTGTGCCCAGCAAAAAATACCTTTCCAAAAAAAGGATaactttttgaaaagaaaaaaaccaacagaGAGAGTTCCCAACCATGAAATCCACATTAATGTTAAAGAAATTCTTCATGGGGAAAAAATATACCTGACAGAAACTTGGAATCACACAAAGAAATGACGGTTTTtggaaatggttaaaatgaaggtaaatataaaagactatgaaaaagttTTCTAAGTCACTCTAAAAGACAACTGTCTAAAGCAAAAACAGTAGTTCCATATTGTGGTTTTACAACATATATAAAACTTAGGACAGTACCCTAAAATTGGGGAAGAAGGAACAGGGAGGTTGTTAAGGACTGAACGTTTGTGTTCTCCCAAATCCGTAttctgaagccctaaccccctgtgtgatggtatttggaggtggggcctttgggaggtgctgagggctAGTTGAGGTCATCAGGACAGGCCGCAGCGATGAGAACAGTGTCCTTATGTCTCCTCAGGCACAGAGTCAAGTGAACACACAGCAAGAAAGTGGCCACCTGCACAgcggataagactccatgctcccaatgcagggggcctgggttcaatccctgatcagggaactagatcccacacgcatgccacaactacgagtTCACATGCCagaactaaggagcccatgtgctgcaactaaggagctggcaagctgcaaccaaggagctggcaagccgcaactaagacctgatgcaaataaataaataaatattgaaagaaagggagggaaggagggagggagggaaggaaggaaagaaggaaggaaagaaaaagaaagaaagaaagaaagtggccacttgcaagtcaggaagagagcagagccctcaccagaaaccaaatcagctggtaccttgattttggactgccagcctctagaactatgagaagtaaatttctgatGTTTAAGGACCCGATcagtggcattttgttatggcagcctgagctggcCAATACAACAGCATGCTTTGTGTGCACCACTGTGGAGCAGTCAGTAGTGCCCGGAAGCAGCGGTTACCCTGGACCAGCCACTATACACCCTGTTGTTtgttccctcttctttttctcctttctaaaaAGTTCGGTATTTTTCATGATTCTATCTTATCTCCTTTGCTGTCTTCTCAGCTGTAACTCTGGGCTATTTTAGTGGTTGTCTCAGGGTTCACAGCATGAGTCTTCAGTCTGTCAGTCTGCCTTTGGCCCCTGCTTCTCTCTATGCGATGtgtctttttctctggctgcctttttttttttttttttcggtacgtgggcctctcactgttgtggcctctcccgttgcggagcacaggctccggacgtgcaggctcagcggccatggctcacgggcccagccgctccgcggcatgtgggatcttcccggaccggggcacaaacccgtgtcccctgcatcagcaggcggactctcaaccactgcaccaccagggaagccctctggctgCCTTTAAAATGTTCTCTTTGTCACCAGTTGTCAACGTTTAATTATGATGTGGTTTAGTGTAATTTTATTCATGTTTATTATGCATAGGGTCCCTTGAGCTTCTTAGATTTCTgagtttataattttcatcaaatttggaaaaacttCAACTGTcacttcttcaaatatttttcctgctTTGTTCCCATCAGTGATATATATCAGGCTATTTTAGGTTCTCCCACAGCTCACCGATATTCTTCAGTCTTTTTTAGCCTTTGTCCTGTTTCCTTTTCAAAAGTttccatgcctttgttttcaagttcactaatcCTTTCTTCTGCAATGTTTAATCTGCCACTAATTTTACCCAGTGAATTTTTCATCTCATcgtttttttcatatttagaaattagatttgggttttaaaaaaataatattccatgCCTCTACCTAATACACTATTTCCTGTAGCTCCCTGAACATATggaatttattgttttaatatccTTGTCTACCATTCTATCATCCCTGTCATTTCTGGTCAGTTTCACTTGACTGGTTTTTCTTCTAATCATGGTtgtattttcttg encodes:
- the LOC132500869 gene encoding zinc finger protein 250-like isoform X1; translation: MLLWDWSHSSRGSQLGPSRAPCSSSVPQAPLISIFPRDQVMAAARLLPPPAVPQAKVTFEDVAVLLSQEEWDRLGPAQRGLYRHVMMETYGNVVSVGIPGSKPEVISQLERGEEPWVLDKQGNEGRRGLGTGRSDTFTCDHMTACVQQDSTSCPWGCENKEQDQNRDLSLRPLTSEEISMILRKTPAEWSDQGSCEPEESFCLSPSHTGPPEGRALSQGMPVAQRPAVPGGERPYRCVECGKCFGRSSHLLQHQRTHTGERPYVCGVCGKAFSQSSVLSKHRRIHTGEKPYACHECGKAFRVSSDLAQHHKIHTGEKPHECLECRKAFTQLSHLLQHQRIHTGERPYVCGVCGKAFNHSTVLRSHRRVHTGEKPHACAECGRAFSVKRTLLQHQRVHTGEKPYACGECGRAFSDRSVLIQHHSVHTGEKPYECSECGKAFRHRSTLLNHERIHTEEKPYGCYACGKAFVQHSHLTQHQRVHTGEKPYVCGECGHAFSARRSLVQHQRVHTGERPFHCAQCDKAFSLKATLIVHLRTHTGERPYECSRCGKAFSQYSVLVQHQRIHTGERPYECGECGRAFNQHGHLIQHQKVHKKL
- the LOC132500869 gene encoding zinc finger protein 250-like isoform X2; the protein is MAAARLLPPPAVPQAKVTFEDVAVLLSQEEWDRLGPAQRGLYRHVMMETYGNVVSVGIPGSKPEVISQLERGEEPWVLDKQGNEGRRGLGTGRSDTFTCDHMTACVQQDSTSCPWGCENKEQDQNRDLSLRPLTSEEISMILRKTPAEWSDQGSCEPEESFCLSPSHTGPPEGRALSQGMPVAQRPAVPGGERPYRCVECGKCFGRSSHLLQHQRTHTGERPYVCGVCGKAFSQSSVLSKHRRIHTGEKPYACHECGKAFRVSSDLAQHHKIHTGEKPHECLECRKAFTQLSHLLQHQRIHTGERPYVCGVCGKAFNHSTVLRSHRRVHTGEKPHACAECGRAFSVKRTLLQHQRVHTGEKPYACGECGRAFSDRSVLIQHHSVHTGEKPYECSECGKAFRHRSTLLNHERIHTEEKPYGCYACGKAFVQHSHLTQHQRVHTGEKPYVCGECGHAFSARRSLVQHQRVHTGERPFHCAQCDKAFSLKATLIVHLRTHTGERPYECSRCGKAFSQYSVLVQHQRIHTGERPYECGECGRAFNQHGHLIQHQKVHKKL